In a single window of the Pseudochaenichthys georgianus chromosome 16, fPseGeo1.2, whole genome shotgun sequence genome:
- the LOC117460948 gene encoding zinc finger protein 583-like, producing the protein MERETVCLTELAGKGDLVNMSKVQMLLSLKKQRLTAAVEEIVALFEKTIAEYEEELSLSKEENKRLQKLLDARLRIHRADVQQLVVVKEEFLPDQQEWSTSLDPEDPEPPPHIKQEQEELRISQEGEQLQELEEAEITKSTFTPDPVKSEDDKEKPQSSQPHQRQTEHMETEADGDDCLGPEPARSSDPERSLQPKTEDDTGDSSEPGTEDSADWKEAREPASGSNSLKNRHESVIDPQPSAENKSFSCTVCKKAFSRSGHLKAHRRVHTGEKPHSCSVCKKAFSQSDNLENHMRVHTGEKAHSCSVCKTAFSRSAHLKNHMRVHTGEKAHSCSVCKRAFSRSDNLKNHMRVHTGEKAHSCSVCKRAFSRSAHLKNHMRFHTGEKLHGCSVCKKAFSQSADLKKHMRVHTGEKAHSCSVCQKAFSESADLKKHMRVHTGEKLHSCSVCKKAFSQSADLKKHMRVHTGEKGHSCSVCQKAFSQSGNLKTHMRVHTGEKAHSCSVCKKAFSQNVHLKKHMRVHTGEEK; encoded by the exons atggagagagaaacagtgtgtttaacggagcttgcaggaaaaggtgatctagtaaacatgagtaaagtccaaatgctgctgtcgttgaagaagcaACGACTCACTGCTGCTGTTGAAGAGATAGTTGCTTTGTTTGAAAAAACGATAGCCGAGTAcgaggaggagctgtctctttccaaagaggagaacaagagactccAGAAACTTCTGGACGCTCGGCTTCGgatacacagagcag atgtccagcagctggtggtggttaaagaagagtttctccctgaccagcaggagtggagcaccagtctggacccggaggacccagagccccccccacacattaagcaggaacaggaggaactcaggatcagtcaggagggagagcagcttcaggagctggaggaggctgagatcaccaagtccactttcactcctgaccctgtgaagagtgaagatgataaagagaaacctcagtcctctcagcctcatcaaagacaaactgaacacatggaaacagaagctgatggagatgactgtctaggaccagaaccagccaggagctcagatccagagagaagtttacaaccaaagactgaggacgacactggagactcttctgaacctggcactgaagacagtgctgattggaaggaggccagagaacctgcatcaggctcaaactcactgaaaaatagacatgAATCTGTCATTGATCCACAACCtagtgctgaaaataaatcattcagctgcacagtctgtaagaaagctttttcacggagtgggcatttaaaggcacacaggagagtccacacaggagagaaaccacacagctgctcagtctgtaagaaagctttttcacagagtgatAATTTAGAGaaccacatgagagtccacacaggagagaaagcacacagctgctcagtctgtaagacaGCTTTTTCACGGAGTGCACATTTAAAGaaccacatgagagtccacacaggagagaaagcacacagctgctcagtctgtaagagagCTTTTTCACGGAGTGATAATTTAAAGaaccacatgagagtccacacaggagagaaagcacacagctgctcagtctgtaagagagCTTTTTCACGGAGTGCACATTTAAAGAACCACATGAgattccacacaggagagaaactacacggctgctcagtctgtaagaaagctttttcacagagtgcagatttaaagaaacacatgagagtccacacaggagagaaagcacacagctgctcagtctgtcagAAAGCTTTTTCAGAGAGTGCagatttaaagaaacacatgagagtccacacaggagagaaactacACAGCTGCTccgtctgtaagaaagctttttcacagagtgcagatttaaagaaacacatgagagtccacacaggagagaaaggacacagctgctcagtctgtcagaaagctttttcacagagtggaaatttaaagacacacatgagagtccacacaggagagaaagcacacagctgctcagtctgtaagaaagctttttcacagaatgtacatttaaagaaacacatgagagtccacacaggagaggaaaaatAG